A portion of the Saimiri boliviensis isolate mSaiBol1 chromosome 1, mSaiBol1.pri, whole genome shotgun sequence genome contains these proteins:
- the LOC104653200 gene encoding carbohydrate sulfotransferase 5, with the protein MRLPRFSNKTATTLLLAQTICLLLFVVYQPGPSSPTETGRERVHVLVLSSWRSGSSFVGQLFSQHPDVFYLMEPAWHVWTTLRQSSAKTLHMAVRDLVRSVFLCDMDVFDAYMPQSRNLSAFFKWEVSRALCSPPACSAFPRGAISKENACRTLCTRQPFSLAQEACRSYSHVVLKEVRFFNLQVLYPLLRDPALNLRIVHLVRDPRAVLRSREAAAQLLALDNGIVLGTHGKWVEADPHLHLMREVCRSHVHIAEAATVKPPPFLRGRYRLVRFEDLAREPLAEIRALYAFTGLSLTPQLKTWIHNITHGSGVGKAFEAFRTSSRNARNVSQAWRQALPFTKIRHVQKVCASALQLLGYRPVYSEDEQHNLTMDLVLPRGPKHFSWASSDSENSGP; encoded by the coding sequence ATGCGACTGCCTCGCTTCTCCAACAAGACAGCAACCACGCTCCTCCTGGCACAGACTATCTGCCTCCTGCTCTTTGTTGTCTACCAGCCAGGGCCCTCTTCCCCCACGGAGACAGGCCGTGAGCGTGTGCACGTGCTGGTGCTGTCCTCATGGCGCTCGGGCTCGTCCTTCGTGGGCCAGCTCTTCAGCCAGCACCCCGATGTCTTCTACCTGATGGAGCCCGCGTGGCACGTGTGGACTACACTGAGGCAGAGCAGCGCCAAAACGCTGCACATGGCCGTGCGCGACCTGGTGCGTTCCGTCTTTTTGTGTGACATGGATGTGTTTGATGCCTACATGCCACAGAGTCGAAACCTGTCCGCCTTTTTCAAGTGGGAGGTGAGCCGCGCGCTGTGCTCACCACCGGCCTGCAGCGCCTTTCCCCGAGGTGCCATCAGCAAGGAGAATGCATGCAGGACTCTGTGCACACGGCAGCCCTTCAGCCTGGCCCAGGAGGCCTGTCGTTCCTACAGCCACGTGGTGCTCAAGGAGGTGCGTTTCTTCAACCTGCAGGTGCTCTACCCGCTGCTCAGGGACCCTGCGCTCAACCTGCGCATCGTGCACCTGGTGCGCGACCCACGGGCCGTGCTGCGCTCCCGGGAGGCGGCGGCCCAGCTACTAGCACTTGACAACGGCATTGTGCTGGGCACACACGGCAAGTGGGTGGAGGCCGACCCTCACCTGCACCTGATGCGGGAGGTGTGCCGCAGCCATGTGCATATCGCCGAGGCCGCCACAGTCAAGCCGCCACCCTTCCTGCGCGGCCGCTACCGCCTGGTGCGCTTCGAGGACCTGGCACGGGAGCCGCTGGCAGAGATCCGGGCACTCTACGCCTTCACCGGCCTGAGCCTCACGCCACAGCTCAAGACCTGGATCCACAACATCACCCACGGGTCAGGGGTCGGCAAGGCATTCGAGGCTTTCCGGACTTCGTCTAGGAATGCGCGCAACGTCTCCCAGGCCTGGCGCCAAGCGCTGCCCTTCACCAAGATCCGCCACGTGCAGAAGGTGTGCGCCAGTGCACTGCAGCTGCTGGGCTACCGGCCTGTCTACTCTGAGGACGAGCAGCACAACCTCACCATGGATCTGGTGCTGCCACGAGGCCCAAAACACTTCAGCTGGGCATCCTCTGACTCTGAGAACTCTGGACCCTAG